From the genome of Streptomyces sp. NBC_01260, one region includes:
- a CDS encoding (R)-mandelonitrile lyase, with product MEFVKQQATGKGPENWFSGDVWFDALYAGTEPSRMRANMVRFAPGARTAWHHHAVGQTLHVVAGIALIGTRDGTVCAAHPGETVTCPPGEEHWHGATEDRFMQHLALWEAPAPEDGRPETTWLEHITDAQYSGPRTRSS from the coding sequence ATGGAATTCGTCAAGCAGCAGGCGACCGGCAAGGGCCCGGAGAACTGGTTCAGTGGGGACGTGTGGTTCGACGCCCTTTACGCCGGCACCGAGCCCTCCCGCATGCGGGCCAACATGGTCCGCTTCGCACCCGGTGCCCGCACCGCCTGGCACCACCACGCCGTCGGCCAGACACTCCACGTCGTCGCCGGCATCGCCCTGATCGGGACCCGCGACGGCACGGTCTGCGCCGCCCACCCCGGCGAGACGGTCACCTGCCCGCCCGGCGAGGAGCACTGGCACGGCGCCACCGAGGACCGCTTCATGCAGCACCTCGCCCTCTGGGAAGCCCCTGCCCCCGAGGACGGCCGGCCCGAGACCACCTGGCTGGAACACATCACCGACGCGCAGTACAGCGGGCCGCGCACCCGCAGCAGCTGA
- a CDS encoding arylsulfatase, translated as MTLALLHTSPVHVPVFDALRDAGHPGLVLRHLVHKELLDRAGAMGPEAVTGEIQALLSDAVAGGATAVLCTCSTIGGVAESVGVALGVPVLRVDRPMAADAARAERVTVIAALAATLPPTLALLAEEADRAGGRPAKVRTVLVEGAWERFEAGEREGYLDLVAAAADAVTDADVIVLAQASMADAVTRTATRIPVLSSPRPGLAAAAAAAGSAGRADLS; from the coding sequence GTGACCCTCGCTCTGCTGCACACCTCTCCGGTCCATGTCCCGGTCTTCGACGCCCTGCGCGACGCCGGCCATCCCGGGCTCGTCCTGCGCCACCTCGTGCACAAGGAACTGCTAGACCGGGCCGGAGCGATGGGGCCGGAAGCGGTGACGGGCGAGATCCAGGCGCTGCTTTCCGATGCGGTCGCCGGGGGAGCCACCGCTGTGCTCTGTACCTGCTCGACGATCGGTGGGGTCGCCGAGTCGGTCGGGGTGGCGCTCGGCGTCCCGGTGCTGCGGGTCGACCGCCCGATGGCGGCGGACGCCGCCCGTGCGGAGCGGGTGACCGTCATCGCGGCACTCGCCGCCACCCTGCCGCCGACCCTCGCGCTGCTCGCCGAGGAGGCGGACAGGGCGGGCGGGCGTCCGGCCAAGGTGCGCACCGTCCTGGTCGAGGGCGCCTGGGAGCGGTTCGAGGCGGGCGAGCGTGAGGGGTATCTGGATCTGGTGGCCGCCGCGGCCGACGCGGTGACGGACGCCGACGTGATCGTGCTGGCCCAGGCCTCGATGGCCGATGCCGTCACTCGCACGGCCACCCGGATCCCGGTCCTGTCCAGCCCGCGTCCGGGGCTGGCCGCCGCGGCGGCCGCGGCCGGTTCGGCAGGCCGGGCGGATCTTTCGTAG
- a CDS encoding diaminopimelate decarboxylase, which produces MSLPSTPAPSARVAAAVRHAVATGLLGESCPVAGFVDTDGVRDTVAALHDAFSGLAGAPGAPGAPRVLHTFAAKAASLVPVLRLLAECGMGCEVASPGELRIALDAGFAPSKIVLDSPAKTREEIRRALALGVALNADSLDEVDRIAALRPANSVSAIGLRVNPQVGGGSIGAMSTATATSKFGVALRDPGARERIVAAFAAHPWLTRLHAHVGSQGCPLELIADGIAQTYRLAEEINDLLGTRQVTGLDIGGGLPVNFADDSVRPTFAAYVAALREAVPGLFDGRYALITEFGRSLMAKNGFIGALVEYTKDAGGRRIALTHAGAQTATRTVFMPDAWPLRVGAFDAEGRPKDGPSLVQDIAGPCCFAGDVVAHARELPELRAGDYVVLYDTGAYYFSTPWSYNSLPRPAVYGFGTSGETGQDGRAVRFAAVRDAQSLESISAESGLAHADALLDLHP; this is translated from the coding sequence ATGAGCCTTCCCTCCACGCCCGCCCCCTCCGCGCGTGTCGCGGCCGCGGTCCGGCACGCCGTAGCCACCGGTCTGCTCGGCGAGTCCTGCCCGGTCGCCGGTTTCGTCGACACGGACGGGGTACGCGATACGGTCGCCGCCCTCCACGACGCGTTCTCCGGCCTGGCCGGAGCACCGGGAGCGCCCGGAGCGCCCCGGGTGCTGCACACCTTCGCCGCCAAGGCAGCGTCGCTCGTGCCCGTGCTGCGGCTGCTCGCCGAGTGCGGCATGGGCTGCGAGGTCGCGAGCCCCGGTGAGCTGCGGATCGCGCTCGACGCCGGCTTCGCGCCCTCGAAGATCGTCCTGGACTCCCCCGCCAAGACGCGGGAGGAGATCCGCCGGGCCCTCGCGCTCGGTGTGGCGCTCAACGCCGACAGCCTCGACGAGGTGGACCGCATCGCCGCGCTGCGGCCCGCCAATTCGGTGTCCGCCATCGGGCTCCGGGTCAACCCCCAGGTCGGCGGCGGATCCATCGGGGCGATGAGCACGGCCACCGCGACCTCCAAATTCGGCGTGGCACTGCGCGACCCCGGCGCGCGCGAGCGGATCGTGGCGGCCTTCGCCGCGCACCCCTGGCTGACCCGGCTGCACGCCCATGTCGGTTCGCAGGGCTGCCCGCTGGAGCTGATCGCGGACGGGATCGCGCAGACGTACCGGCTGGCCGAGGAGATCAACGACCTGCTCGGCACCCGGCAGGTCACCGGTCTCGACATCGGCGGCGGCCTGCCGGTCAACTTCGCCGACGACTCGGTACGGCCCACCTTCGCCGCGTACGTGGCGGCGCTGCGCGAGGCGGTTCCCGGGCTCTTCGACGGCCGGTATGCGCTGATCACCGAGTTCGGCCGGTCCCTGATGGCCAAGAACGGCTTCATCGGCGCGCTGGTCGAGTACACGAAGGATGCCGGCGGCCGCCGTATCGCGCTCACCCACGCAGGCGCCCAGACCGCCACCCGGACCGTCTTCATGCCGGACGCCTGGCCGCTGCGGGTCGGCGCGTTCGATGCCGAGGGCCGCCCGAAGGACGGGCCGTCGCTCGTCCAGGACATCGCGGGACCGTGCTGCTTCGCCGGTGACGTCGTCGCCCATGCCCGGGAGCTGCCGGAGCTGCGGGCGGGCGACTACGTGGTGCTGTACGACACCGGTGCGTACTACTTCTCCACCCCGTGGTCCTACAACAGCCTGCCGCGGCCGGCGGTATACGGATTCGGGACGTCCGGGGAAACCGGGCAGGACGGCCGCGCGGTCCGCTTCGCAGCGGTGCGCGACGCCCAGTCACTGGAGTCGATCTCGGCGGAGAGCGGCCTGGCGCACGCCGACGCCCTGCTGGACCTGCACCCCTGA
- a CDS encoding phosphotransferase, translated as MTDTEIEITADLVRDLLQEQHPDLAGLAIREVAGGWGNQMWRLGDELAVRMQRMDPTPELQLNERRWLPVLAPLLPLPVPTPVRFGEPSERFPKHWTVMTWVPGEPLDHGSISRGAHAADTLAGFLQALHVEAPAEAPIATGRGAHPRNCTDAFENFFQAVAPDDIAADVRAVWDDAVAAQAWEGPPVWVHGDLHPANVVVSDGTLSGIVDFGDMFAGDPAWDLAAAWVLLPAGTASRFFDMYAHADEAAIRRARGLAAMKSLFLMLMGQNGDRGLPGGKPHWGPAGRAALDRVLKGV; from the coding sequence ATGACCGACACCGAGATCGAGATCACCGCAGACCTGGTCCGCGACCTGCTGCAGGAGCAACATCCAGACCTTGCGGGGCTGGCCATCCGTGAGGTGGCGGGCGGCTGGGGCAACCAAATGTGGCGTCTCGGGGACGAGTTGGCCGTGCGAATGCAGCGCATGGACCCCACCCCGGAGCTCCAGCTCAATGAGCGGCGATGGCTACCTGTGCTGGCCCCGCTTCTGCCACTCCCGGTGCCGACCCCGGTGCGGTTCGGCGAACCGTCCGAGCGCTTCCCCAAGCACTGGACCGTGATGACGTGGGTTCCCGGCGAGCCGCTTGACCACGGCTCGATCAGCCGCGGTGCCCACGCCGCCGACACTCTGGCGGGTTTCCTCCAGGCGCTCCATGTGGAGGCGCCCGCCGAGGCGCCGATCGCTACGGGCCGCGGTGCCCATCCCAGGAACTGTACGGACGCCTTCGAGAACTTCTTCCAGGCCGTTGCCCCCGACGACATCGCTGCCGACGTCCGGGCCGTCTGGGACGACGCCGTTGCGGCCCAGGCGTGGGAGGGCCCGCCGGTGTGGGTGCACGGCGACCTCCATCCCGCGAACGTCGTCGTCTCGGACGGAACACTCTCGGGCATCGTCGACTTCGGTGACATGTTCGCCGGCGATCCAGCGTGGGACCTCGCCGCCGCATGGGTGCTGCTACCCGCGGGCACGGCCTCACGGTTCTTCGACATGTACGCGCATGCGGACGAGGCGGCGATCCGGCGCGCCCGCGGGCTGGCCGCTATGAAGAGCCTCTTCCTGATGCTCATGGGGCAGAACGGAGATCGGGGTCTTCCCGGCGGCAAGCCTCACTGGGGACCTGCAGGTCGGGCGGCACTTGATCGTGTTCTGAAGGGTGTTTGA
- a CDS encoding ABC transporter ATP-binding protein: protein MITFDQVTVHYDDAAEPALREVDLTVEEGELCLVVGHTGVGKSTLLGAVNGLVPHFTGGTLYGRVTVDGRDTATHPPRELADVVGVVGQDPLDGFVTDTVEEELAYVMEQLAIPPHVMRKRVEETLDLLGLADLRHRALHELSGGQQQRVAIGSVLTAHPRVLVLDEPTSALDPTAADEVLAAVTRLVHDLGVTVLMAEHRLERVVQYADRVVHLPGSGRVVHGAPADILRTSSIAPPIVELARAADWRPLPLSVRDARRAAAPLRAQLAGAEPVPVRPAPVAGRPALLTARGITVSYHRVPAVRDVDLDLRSGEITALMGRNGSGKSSLLWALQGSGPRSAGSVHTTDPRTGQPGDPHTMAATDARRAVGLVPQTPADLLYLESVKQELDQADSESAAQSGGDSARTILDRLAPGIDDATHPRDLSEGQKLALVLAVQLTATPRVLLLDEPTRGLDYRAKAELTRIVAALADEGRAVVISTHDVEFVARTADRVVVMAEGDIVADGPTTEVIVASPVFAPQSAKILAPLPFLTVDQVASALTGSSIPTQDGENGA, encoded by the coding sequence GTGATCACCTTCGACCAGGTCACCGTCCACTACGACGACGCCGCCGAACCCGCCCTGCGCGAGGTGGACCTCACCGTCGAGGAGGGCGAACTCTGCCTCGTCGTCGGCCACACCGGCGTCGGCAAGTCCACCCTGCTGGGCGCCGTCAACGGGCTCGTTCCCCACTTCACCGGCGGCACCCTCTACGGCCGCGTCACCGTCGACGGCCGGGACACCGCCACCCACCCGCCCCGTGAACTCGCGGATGTGGTCGGGGTGGTCGGACAGGACCCGCTCGACGGCTTCGTCACCGACACGGTCGAGGAAGAACTCGCCTACGTGATGGAGCAGTTGGCCATCCCTCCGCATGTCATGCGCAAGCGGGTCGAGGAGACCCTCGACCTGCTGGGCCTCGCCGACCTGCGCCACCGCGCGCTCCACGAACTGTCCGGCGGCCAACAGCAGCGCGTTGCCATCGGCTCCGTCCTCACCGCCCACCCCCGCGTCCTCGTACTCGACGAACCCACCTCCGCACTCGATCCGACCGCCGCCGACGAGGTGCTCGCAGCCGTCACCCGGCTCGTCCACGACCTCGGCGTGACCGTACTGATGGCCGAGCACCGGCTGGAGAGAGTCGTTCAGTACGCCGACCGCGTGGTCCACCTGCCGGGCAGCGGACGCGTGGTCCACGGCGCCCCCGCCGACATCCTCCGCACGTCCTCCATAGCCCCGCCGATCGTGGAACTGGCCCGTGCGGCCGACTGGCGCCCGCTGCCGCTGTCCGTCCGCGATGCCCGCCGCGCCGCCGCCCCGCTCCGCGCCCAGCTGGCCGGTGCCGAGCCGGTGCCGGTACGCCCGGCCCCGGTGGCAGGCCGCCCCGCGCTGCTGACCGCCCGCGGTATCACTGTCAGCTATCACCGGGTTCCCGCGGTCCGCGACGTCGACCTGGACCTGCGCAGCGGCGAGATCACGGCGCTCATGGGCCGCAACGGCTCCGGAAAGTCCTCCCTGCTCTGGGCCCTCCAGGGCTCCGGTCCGCGCAGCGCCGGGAGCGTGCACACCACCGACCCACGGACAGGGCAGCCGGGGGACCCGCACACCATGGCAGCCACCGACGCGCGCCGTGCCGTCGGGCTGGTCCCCCAGACGCCCGCCGACCTCCTCTATCTCGAAAGCGTCAAGCAGGAGCTGGACCAGGCCGACAGCGAGTCCGCGGCGCAAAGCGGGGGAGACAGCGCCCGTACGATCCTTGACCGCCTCGCTCCGGGAATCGACGACGCCACCCACCCCCGGGACCTGTCCGAGGGACAGAAACTGGCCCTCGTCCTGGCAGTCCAGCTGACCGCCACACCCCGGGTCCTGCTCCTGGACGAACCGACACGCGGGCTCGACTACCGGGCCAAGGCGGAACTGACCCGGATCGTGGCCGCACTCGCCGACGAGGGGCGCGCCGTCGTCATCTCCACGCACGATGTCGAATTCGTCGCACGTACCGCAGACCGCGTCGTCGTCATGGCGGAAGGCGACATCGTCGCCGACGGACCCACGACCGAAGTCATCGTCGCCTCACCGGTATTCGCACCCCAGAGCGCCAAGATCCTCGCCCCGCTGCCCTTCCTCACTGTCGACCAGGTGGCCTCGGCGCTCACCGGGAGCAGCATCCCGACCCAGGACGGCGAGAACGGCGCATGA
- a CDS encoding alcohol dehydrogenase catalytic domain-containing protein → MRATFLYEAGDVRVQDAPDPVIEQSTDAVVRVLRSCVCGSDLHPYHTLTAADGPVPMGHEFLGTIEETGSDVSGLRRGDLVVAPFAFADNTCEFCREGLHTSCPNGGFFAAGVGGAQAQAVRVPQARGTLVKLPTDVDPELLPSLLTLADVYGTGYHAAHQARVRPGDSVTVIGDGAVGLLAVLSAKQLGAERIILMGRHKDRTDLGRFFGATDVIAERGEEGIAKVRELTGGHGTRAVLEAVGHMPAYEMAVGAVRPGGVISRVGVPQYEDAPVGFGSLFGPNVTLTGGPAPVRAYIEGLLPAVLDGTVDPGRVFDRTLPLEDTAEGYRAMDRREALKVLITP, encoded by the coding sequence ATGCGGGCCACCTTCCTGTACGAAGCCGGCGACGTCCGTGTCCAGGACGCCCCCGACCCGGTCATCGAGCAGTCCACCGACGCGGTCGTGCGCGTCCTGCGCTCCTGCGTGTGCGGCAGCGACCTGCACCCGTACCACACGTTGACGGCCGCCGATGGGCCCGTGCCCATGGGCCACGAGTTCCTCGGCACCATCGAGGAGACCGGCTCCGACGTATCGGGCCTCAGGCGTGGCGACCTGGTCGTGGCACCGTTCGCGTTCGCCGACAACACCTGCGAGTTCTGCCGCGAGGGCCTGCACACCTCCTGCCCCAACGGTGGCTTCTTCGCCGCCGGTGTCGGCGGCGCCCAGGCCCAGGCAGTCCGTGTCCCGCAGGCCCGGGGCACCCTCGTCAAGCTGCCGACGGACGTCGACCCGGAGCTGCTGCCCTCCCTCCTCACCCTCGCCGACGTCTACGGCACCGGCTACCACGCCGCCCACCAGGCCCGGGTACGTCCCGGCGACTCGGTCACCGTCATCGGCGACGGCGCCGTCGGACTCCTCGCCGTCCTCTCCGCCAAGCAGCTCGGGGCCGAACGCATCATCCTCATGGGCCGCCACAAGGACCGCACCGACCTCGGACGCTTCTTCGGCGCCACCGACGTCATCGCCGAACGCGGCGAGGAAGGCATCGCCAAGGTCCGCGAACTGACCGGCGGCCACGGCACCCGCGCCGTCCTCGAAGCCGTCGGCCACATGCCCGCCTACGAAATGGCTGTCGGAGCCGTCCGTCCCGGCGGTGTCATCAGCCGCGTCGGCGTCCCCCAGTACGAAGACGCCCCCGTCGGCTTCGGCAGCCTCTTCGGCCCCAACGTCACCCTCACCGGCGGCCCGGCCCCCGTGCGCGCCTACATCGAGGGGCTCCTCCCCGCCGTCCTGGACGGAACCGTCGACCCCGGACGTGTCTTCGACCGCACTCTGCCCCTGGAAGACACCGCGGAGGGCTACCGCGCCATGGACCGGCGCGAGGCCCTCAAGGTCCTCATCACTCCCTGA
- a CDS encoding GNAT family N-acetyltransferase, which produces MADQTGRTGLDIRDDRAAGKLLAYENGAAAGVVVYFVMEGAPAALVAVHTVVEPGHEGKGIAGSLVREFYAMAGRGGVPVVPLCPYAAKWASRHPDEAPEAPGGLVERAKEQLRSRPELY; this is translated from the coding sequence ATGGCGGACCAGACCGGACGGACCGGGCTCGACATCCGTGACGACCGGGCAGCCGGCAAGCTGCTCGCGTACGAGAACGGCGCGGCTGCCGGGGTCGTCGTGTACTTCGTCATGGAGGGAGCGCCCGCCGCGCTCGTCGCCGTGCACACGGTCGTCGAGCCGGGGCACGAGGGCAAGGGCATCGCAGGCTCCCTGGTCAGGGAGTTCTACGCCATGGCGGGTCGCGGGGGAGTGCCTGTAGTCCCGCTCTGCCCGTACGCCGCGAAGTGGGCGTCGCGCCACCCCGACGAGGCGCCGGAGGCTCCGGGTGGTCTGGTGGAGCGGGCGAAGGAGCAGCTCAGGTCCCGTCCCGAGCTGTACTGA
- a CDS encoding PucR family transcriptional regulator has translation MTSRTPIPPEPAVALREILAFDDSGTLRLLLAPGGQDVGVRAVAVGDEGPAQPLDGCLVLVVGVPAASAGAAGPVREAARRGACGVVLRDAEGTAAAPEVLAAAEESGIALLTRAEWADWTDTAALLRSALACARAGRGEEEAAVPDGGAESLAALAAAIAEYTGGSITIEDTRFRVLAHSATGPEADGLRRSTILGGRVPDWRVAELRRSGMLRALWTSRDVIHRAADADGPERLVVAVRSGPEVLGSIWAAADGRGLSPRAADALRRGAEAAAPHLVRHRLRESGAAGRSELALRGLLYGEGDARTHAWSLGLSPDAACAVVVAERDFGAPAGDRTLDVLALQAVSYRPSVRVLRDGDRLLVLLPVDTGQERDVLGLARELAALALSLPTGVPVRAGAGPVAATALRARSSCEEAALIVRVLRERADRGGETGGDGEARRGGETDRHGRADRARYADAAGVGPSLDVVRVLDAVRPVWESGSGPVHDLVRADLAAGGELVRSLAAYLEASGDVARAAARLMVHPNTLRYRLRRARERFGVDLDDPDTRLLITLAVRLTG, from the coding sequence ATGACGAGCCGTACGCCCATCCCACCGGAGCCTGCGGTCGCGCTGCGCGAGATCCTGGCCTTCGACGACAGCGGGACGCTGCGGCTGCTGCTGGCCCCGGGCGGCCAGGACGTCGGCGTGCGGGCCGTGGCGGTCGGGGACGAGGGGCCCGCGCAGCCGCTCGACGGGTGCCTGGTGCTGGTGGTGGGTGTGCCCGCCGCATCGGCCGGGGCGGCGGGGCCGGTGCGCGAGGCCGCCCGGCGCGGCGCTTGCGGCGTGGTGCTGCGCGACGCGGAGGGAACAGCCGCCGCACCGGAGGTACTGGCCGCCGCAGAGGAGTCGGGCATCGCCCTGCTCACCCGGGCGGAGTGGGCCGACTGGACGGACACCGCGGCTCTGCTGCGCTCCGCACTGGCCTGTGCGCGGGCGGGCCGGGGCGAGGAGGAAGCCGCGGTACCGGACGGCGGCGCGGAGAGTCTGGCCGCCCTCGCCGCGGCCATCGCCGAGTACACCGGGGGCTCGATCACCATCGAGGACACCCGGTTCCGGGTCCTGGCCCACTCCGCGACCGGGCCGGAGGCCGACGGGCTGCGCCGGTCCACCATCCTGGGCGGCCGGGTGCCCGACTGGCGCGTGGCGGAACTGCGCCGCAGCGGGATGCTGCGCGCCCTGTGGACGTCCCGGGACGTGATCCACCGAGCCGCGGACGCCGACGGTCCGGAGCGCCTGGTCGTCGCGGTCCGCAGCGGCCCCGAGGTCCTCGGCTCCATCTGGGCGGCGGCGGACGGGCGCGGTCTGTCCCCGCGGGCGGCGGACGCGCTGCGCCGGGGCGCCGAGGCCGCCGCACCCCATCTGGTGCGGCACCGGCTGCGCGAGAGCGGAGCCGCGGGCCGCAGTGAACTCGCGCTGCGGGGGCTGCTGTACGGGGAGGGGGACGCCCGTACGCATGCCTGGTCACTGGGTCTTTCGCCCGACGCCGCCTGTGCGGTCGTGGTGGCCGAACGCGACTTCGGGGCACCTGCGGGCGACCGCACGCTCGATGTCCTCGCGCTCCAGGCCGTGTCGTACCGCCCGTCGGTGCGGGTGCTGCGCGACGGCGACCGGCTGCTGGTGCTGCTGCCGGTGGACACCGGCCAGGAACGTGACGTGCTGGGGCTGGCCCGGGAGCTGGCCGCTCTGGCCCTGTCCCTGCCGACCGGGGTTCCGGTCCGGGCAGGCGCGGGCCCGGTGGCAGCCACAGCGCTGCGGGCCCGGTCCTCCTGCGAGGAGGCCGCGCTGATCGTGCGGGTCCTGCGCGAACGTGCGGACCGGGGCGGCGAGACGGGCGGGGACGGCGAAGCGCGCCGGGGCGGCGAGACGGACCGGCACGGCCGGGCGGACAGGGCGCGGTACGCGGACGCCGCGGGCGTCGGCCCCTCGCTCGACGTCGTACGGGTCCTGGATGCCGTACGGCCGGTGTGGGAGTCGGGCAGCGGGCCGGTGCACGACCTCGTGCGGGCCGATCTCGCGGCCGGCGGCGAACTGGTCCGCTCGCTTGCCGCGTATCTGGAAGCGTCGGGCGACGTCGCCCGCGCGGCGGCCCGGCTCATGGTTCACCCGAACACACTCCGGTACCGGCTGCGACGCGCCCGGGAGCGGTTCGGCGTGGACCTGGACGACCCCGACACCAGGCTGCTCATCACCCTCGCCGTCCGTCTCACCGGATAG
- a CDS encoding ECF transporter S component: MNNATAIRLTPRVSLVIALAAFLGIVAFFWPFVVAPGKFGSNYAPPLIFGVLLVLVLCVVLSEIAEGGISSKALAMLGVLSAVNAALRPLGAGTAGIETVFFILVLAGRVYGPGFGFTLGCTSLFTSALITGGVGPWMPYQMFGCAFVGMLAGFLPRATGRREVLMLAAYGSVSGYLFGFLLNLSFWPFSLDPNSSIAYLPGLPFTEQWHRYLAFDLATSLGWDTGRAVTNFVCIVLAGPAVLTTFRRAARRARFQAPVRFTPTEPTVNDRH, from the coding sequence ATGAACAACGCGACAGCCATCCGGCTCACCCCTCGTGTCTCCCTCGTCATCGCCCTGGCGGCATTCCTCGGCATCGTGGCGTTCTTCTGGCCCTTCGTCGTCGCCCCGGGAAAGTTCGGCTCGAACTACGCTCCGCCACTGATCTTCGGGGTTCTGCTCGTCCTCGTGCTCTGTGTGGTGCTCTCCGAGATAGCCGAAGGCGGGATCAGCTCCAAGGCGCTGGCGATGCTCGGCGTCCTGTCCGCCGTCAACGCCGCCCTGCGCCCGCTGGGCGCCGGCACGGCGGGCATCGAGACCGTCTTCTTCATCCTGGTGCTCGCCGGACGCGTCTACGGCCCCGGCTTCGGATTCACCCTCGGCTGCACCTCACTGTTCACCTCCGCGCTCATCACAGGCGGGGTCGGTCCCTGGATGCCGTACCAGATGTTCGGCTGCGCCTTCGTCGGCATGCTCGCCGGATTCCTGCCCCGCGCGACCGGCCGCCGTGAGGTTCTGATGCTCGCCGCCTACGGATCGGTCTCCGGCTACCTCTTCGGCTTTCTTCTCAACCTCTCCTTCTGGCCGTTCTCACTCGACCCCAACAGCTCCATCGCCTACCTTCCCGGTCTGCCGTTCACGGAGCAGTGGCACCGCTACCTCGCCTTCGACCTCGCCACCTCCCTCGGCTGGGACACCGGCCGCGCAGTCACCAACTTCGTCTGCATCGTGCTGGCCGGCCCCGCGGTACTGACGACGTTCCGCCGCGCGGCGCGACGCGCCCGCTTCCAGGCCCCGGTCCGGTTCACGCCGACCGAACCCACCGTGAACGACCGGCACTGA
- a CDS encoding MarR family winged helix-turn-helix transcriptional regulator, whose translation MSKPARGLEAAGLVGRAGDPSDTRAVQLSLTDEGHPVTGRAVEVVHRLVNGTLAPLGALDGPDAEAFTQMLTALLDVPVPAVTEPSMKE comes from the coding sequence ATGTCGAAACCGGCACGCGGTCTGGAGGCCGCCGGGCTCGTCGGGCGCGCCGGCGACCCCTCGGACACCAGGGCGGTCCAGCTGTCGCTGACGGACGAGGGACACCCGGTGACGGGCCGGGCGGTCGAGGTGGTGCACCGGCTCGTCAACGGGACGCTCGCACCGCTGGGTGCCCTGGACGGCCCGGACGCGGAGGCGTTCACCCAGATGCTGACGGCGCTGCTCGACGTACCGGTCCCCGCGGTGACCGAACCTTCCATGAAGGAGTAG
- the panD gene encoding aspartate 1-decarboxylase: MLRTMFKSKIHRATVTQADLHYVGSVTVDAELMEAADLLPGELVHIVDIDNGARLETYVIEGERGSGVIGINGAAAHLVHPGDLVILISYAQVDDAEARRLVPRIVHVDAGNRIVALGADASAPVPGTDTARGPHAVPAAR; encoded by the coding sequence ATGCTGCGCACGATGTTCAAGTCGAAAATCCACCGGGCCACCGTGACCCAGGCCGACCTGCACTACGTCGGTTCCGTCACCGTCGACGCCGAGCTGATGGAGGCCGCGGATCTGCTGCCCGGCGAGCTCGTGCACATCGTGGACATCGACAACGGTGCCCGGCTGGAGACGTACGTGATCGAGGGCGAACGTGGCTCCGGGGTCATCGGAATCAACGGCGCGGCCGCCCACCTCGTGCACCCTGGCGACCTGGTCATCCTGATCAGCTACGCGCAGGTCGACGACGCCGAGGCGCGCCGCCTGGTTCCGCGTATCGTCCATGTCGACGCGGGAAACCGGATCGTCGCGCTCGGCGCCGATGCCTCAGCGCCTGTCCCGGGCACCGACACCGCGCGCGGCCCGCACGCCGTGCCCGCGGCGCGCTGA